One region of Juglans microcarpa x Juglans regia isolate MS1-56 chromosome 7S, Jm3101_v1.0, whole genome shotgun sequence genomic DNA includes:
- the LOC121241050 gene encoding protein HIRA isoform X2 produces MSSGICTAVLRGHSSLVKGVAWDPIGSFIASQSDDKTVIIWRTSDWSLAHRTDGHWAKSLGSTFFRRLGWSPCGHFITTTHGFQKPRHSAPVLERGEWSATFDFLGHNAPVIVVKFNHSMFRRNSTNAQEVKSAPVGWSNGASKTGGKEPQPYNVIAIGSQDRTITVWTTASPRPLFVAKHFFAQSVVDLSWSPDGYSLFACSLDGSVATFHFEVKELGHRLSDTELDELKKNRYGDVRGRQANLAESPAQLLLEAASSKQNPRKKVANIHQKQTLIKSSLDAGVATKSEPQADEGKKTSGTASDGLNKVTSGRISSPVKQREYRRPDGRKRIIPEAVGLPIQQENISGGAQAQALDFPLMSSDHGKDDNGMVHTGVGFKESSVRGTVGRSSDVKERSGVTARASIAESLIIEKVPISTARDGSINVEESGAAKASTSLPGSSNSLSIRVFDKKEGEDALPICLEARPKEHAANDIVVVGNTLMMRETEIVCTRGSQTLWCDRIAGKVTVLVGNANFWAVGCEDGCIQVYTKCGRRAMPTMMMGSAATFIDCDECWKLLLVTRKGLLYVWDLYNRNCLLHDSLASLVALNPNASSKDAGTIKVISAKLSRSGSPLVVLATRHAFLFDMSLMCWLRIVDDCFPASNFASSWNLGSVQSGELAALQVDVRKYMARKPGWSRMTDDGVQTRAHLEAQLESALALKSPHEYHQCLLSYIRILAREADESRLREVCETYLGPPTGMAEAAFSDSKNLAWDPCVLGMRKHKLLREDILPAMASNRKVQRLLNEFMDLLSEYESAETNFDQKNPAPPTSSLMATDQGDSAVPAADQMDSAPTMTDHMDSGPAAIDQQDSTELIKDQANSAPPVIDQVNSDPPVTDQVNLPSQAKDSGS; encoded by the exons ATGAGCAGTGGCATTTGCACTGCTGTTCTTAGGGGTCATTCTAGTCTGGTCAAAGGAGTTGCTTGGGATCCCATTGGCTCATTCATAGCTAGTCAGTCAGATGATAAGACTGTCATTATTTGGCGAACAAGTGATTGGAGCCTTGCTCACAGGACGGATGGTCACTGGGCTAAGTCG CTTGGATCAACGTTTTTCAGGCGGCTTGGATGGTCCCCTTGTGGCCATTTTATTACTACCACTCATGGTTTTCAGAAGCCAAGGCATTCTGCACCTGTTCTAGAGAGAGGGGAATGGTCTGCCACGTTTGACTTCTTAGGACATAATGCCCCAGTTATTGTGGTGAAGTTTAATCATTCCATGTTCAGAAGGAATTCCACCAATGCTCAGGAAGTGAAATCTGCACCTGTTGGGTGGAGTAATGGGGCTTCAAAGACTGGAGGCAAAGAACCGCAACCATATAATGTTATTGCAATTGGGAGTCAGGACCGCACTATAACCGTATGGACAACTGCAAGTCCTCGTCCTCTCTTTGTTGCCAAGCATTTCTTTGCTCAGAGTGTTGTCGATTTATCTTG GAGTCCTGATGGATATTCACTGTTTGCCTGCTCTTTGGATGGGTCGGTGGCTACTTTCCATTTTGAGGTGAAAGAACTTGGTCACAGACTAAGTGATACTGAACTGGATGAGTTAAAAAAGAATCGTTATGGTGACGTGAGAGGTCGACAAGCAAACTTAGCAGAAAGCCCAGCGCAGTTATTGCTTGAAGCAGCTTCATCTAAACAAAACCCAAGGAAAAAAGTTGCTAATATTCATCAAAAGCAGACCCTCATAAAATCTTCACTTGATGCGGGGGTTGCAACAAAGAGTGAGCCTCAAGCTGATGAGGGGAAGAAGACTAGTGGAACGGCTAGTGATGGTTTAAATAAAGTGACTTCTGGCCGAATTTCTAGTCCTGTAAAACAAAGAGAATATAGGCGCCCTGATGGCCGAAAGAGGATCATTCCTGAAGCAGTTGGTCTGCCAATTCAGCAGGAGAATATCTCCGGTGGGGCTCAGGCCCAGGCACTCGACTTTCCTCTTATGTCATCTGATCATGGAAAGGATGATAATGGTATGGTACACACTGGGGTGGGCTTTAAAGAAAGTTCTGTCAGGGGAACAGTAGGCAGAAGCTCGGATGTAAAGGAACGTTCTGGGGTCACTGCTAGGGCTTCAATTGCCGAGAGCCTAATTATTGAGAAAGTTCCAATCTCCACAGCCAGAGATGGAAGCATCAACGTGGAGGAGTCGGGGGCTGCCAAGGCTTCTACTTCTTTGCCTGGTTCTAGTAATTCTCTTTCTATCAGGGTGTTTGATaagaaagaaggagaagatGCATTACCAATTTGCTTGGAAGCTCGGCCTAAAGAACATGCTGCAAATGATATTGTTGTGGTGGGCAATACATTAATGATGAGAGAAACAGAAATTGTATGCACAAGGGGGTCTCAAACACTTTGGTGTGATAGGATTGCAGGGAAAGTCACTGTTTTGGTTGGAAATGCCAACTTCTGGGCAGTTGGATGTGAAGATGGATGCATACAA GTTTACACAAAGTGTGGAAGGCGAGCTATGCCGACCATGATGATGGGATCAGCAGCAACATTTATAGATTGTGATGAGTGCTGGAAGTTGTTGCTAGTCACAAGGAAAGGATTGTTGTATGTTTGGGATCTATACAACCGGAACTGTCTCCTTCATGACTCACTGGCATCTCTTGTTGCCTTGAACCCAAACGCATCATCAAAAGATGCAG GCACAATCAAAGTTATATCTGCAAAGCTATCAAGATCTGGTTCTCCTCTGGTGGTTCTGGCCACTCGCCATGCCTTCCTCTTTGATATGAGTCTCATGTGTTGGCTAAGGATTGTAGATGATTGCTTCCCAGCTTCAAACTTTGCTAGCTCCTGGAATTTGGGTTCAGTTCAGAGTGGCGAGCTGGCTGCATTGCAGGTTGATGTTAGGAAGTATATGGCAAGAAAGCCTGGTTGGAGCAG AATGACTGATGATGGAGTGCAGACACGTGCTCACTTGGAAGCACAGTTGGAATCCGCTTTGGCTTTGAAGTCCCCTCATGAATATCACCAGTGCCTCCTGTCATACATACGCATTCTTGCGAG AGAAGCAGATGAGTCTCGTTTAAGAGAGGTCTGTGAGACTTATCTTGGACCTCCGACTGGGATGGCTGAAGCTGCATTTTCAGATTCAAAGAACCTGGCATGGGATCCTTGTGTGCTT GGAATGAGAAAACACAAACTTTTAAGGGAAGATATTCTTCCAGCAATGGCATCAAACAGAAAAGTTCAGAGATTGCTTAATGAGTTTATGGATCTCCTATCCGAATATGAGAGTGCCGAAACTAATTTTGACCAAAAAAATCCCGCTCCACCAACATCATCCCTGATGGCGACTGACCAAGGGGACTCTGCCGTACCAGCAGCAGATCAAATGGACTCCGCTCCCACAATGACGGACCATATGGATTCTGGCCCGGCAGCTATAGATCAGCAGGACTCGACTGAGCTGATAAAAGATCAAGCAAACTCTGCTCCACCAGTAATAGATCAAGTTAATTCAGATCCGCCAGTGACAGATCAAGTTAATCTGCCTTCACAAGCTAAAGATTCAGGTTCTTga
- the LOC121241050 gene encoding protein HIRA isoform X1 gives MIAEKPSWIRHEGMQIFSIDVQPGGLRFATGGGDHKVRIWNMKSVSRDLGNDESTHRLLATLRDHFGSVNCVRWAKHGRFVASGSDDQVILIHERKPGSGTTEFGSGEPPDVENWKVAMTLRGHTADVVDLNWSPDDSTLATGSLDNTIHIWNMSSGICTAVLRGHSSLVKGVAWDPIGSFIASQSDDKTVIIWRTSDWSLAHRTDGHWAKSLGSTFFRRLGWSPCGHFITTTHGFQKPRHSAPVLERGEWSATFDFLGHNAPVIVVKFNHSMFRRNSTNAQEVKSAPVGWSNGASKTGGKEPQPYNVIAIGSQDRTITVWTTASPRPLFVAKHFFAQSVVDLSWSPDGYSLFACSLDGSVATFHFEVKELGHRLSDTELDELKKNRYGDVRGRQANLAESPAQLLLEAASSKQNPRKKVANIHQKQTLIKSSLDAGVATKSEPQADEGKKTSGTASDGLNKVTSGRISSPVKQREYRRPDGRKRIIPEAVGLPIQQENISGGAQAQALDFPLMSSDHGKDDNGMVHTGVGFKESSVRGTVGRSSDVKERSGVTARASIAESLIIEKVPISTARDGSINVEESGAAKASTSLPGSSNSLSIRVFDKKEGEDALPICLEARPKEHAANDIVVVGNTLMMRETEIVCTRGSQTLWCDRIAGKVTVLVGNANFWAVGCEDGCIQVYTKCGRRAMPTMMMGSAATFIDCDECWKLLLVTRKGLLYVWDLYNRNCLLHDSLASLVALNPNASSKDAGTIKVISAKLSRSGSPLVVLATRHAFLFDMSLMCWLRIVDDCFPASNFASSWNLGSVQSGELAALQVDVRKYMARKPGWSRMTDDGVQTRAHLEAQLESALALKSPHEYHQCLLSYIRILAREADESRLREVCETYLGPPTGMAEAAFSDSKNLAWDPCVLGMRKHKLLREDILPAMASNRKVQRLLNEFMDLLSEYESAETNFDQKNPAPPTSSLMATDQGDSAVPAADQMDSAPTMTDHMDSGPAAIDQQDSTELIKDQANSAPPVIDQVNSDPPVTDQVNLPSQAKDSGS, from the exons ATGATTGCCGAGAAACCTAGTTGGATTAGGCATGAGGGGATGCAGATTTTCTCCATTGATGTTCAACCCGGGGGTCTTAGGTTCGCTACTGGTGGGGGCGACCACAAG GTCCGTATATGGAACATGAAATCTGTTAGCAGGGACTTGGGAAATGATGAATCTACGCATAGGCTTCTTGCAACCCTCCGTGATCACTTTGGTTCTGTCAACTGTGTCAGGTGGGCTAAACACGGTAGGTTTGTTGCATCAGGCTCTGATGATCAGGTGATTTTAATTCATGAGAGGAAGCCTGGTTCAGGAACCACTGAGTTTGGCAGTGGAGAGCCCCCGGATGTTGAGAACTGGAAGGTTGCAATGACTTTGAGAGGACACACTGCAGATGTG GTGGATCTTAATTGGTCACCAGATGACTCGACCCTGGCAACTGGGAGTTTGGACAATACTATCCATATTTGGAATATGAGCAGTGGCATTTGCACTGCTGTTCTTAGGGGTCATTCTAGTCTGGTCAAAGGAGTTGCTTGGGATCCCATTGGCTCATTCATAGCTAGTCAGTCAGATGATAAGACTGTCATTATTTGGCGAACAAGTGATTGGAGCCTTGCTCACAGGACGGATGGTCACTGGGCTAAGTCG CTTGGATCAACGTTTTTCAGGCGGCTTGGATGGTCCCCTTGTGGCCATTTTATTACTACCACTCATGGTTTTCAGAAGCCAAGGCATTCTGCACCTGTTCTAGAGAGAGGGGAATGGTCTGCCACGTTTGACTTCTTAGGACATAATGCCCCAGTTATTGTGGTGAAGTTTAATCATTCCATGTTCAGAAGGAATTCCACCAATGCTCAGGAAGTGAAATCTGCACCTGTTGGGTGGAGTAATGGGGCTTCAAAGACTGGAGGCAAAGAACCGCAACCATATAATGTTATTGCAATTGGGAGTCAGGACCGCACTATAACCGTATGGACAACTGCAAGTCCTCGTCCTCTCTTTGTTGCCAAGCATTTCTTTGCTCAGAGTGTTGTCGATTTATCTTG GAGTCCTGATGGATATTCACTGTTTGCCTGCTCTTTGGATGGGTCGGTGGCTACTTTCCATTTTGAGGTGAAAGAACTTGGTCACAGACTAAGTGATACTGAACTGGATGAGTTAAAAAAGAATCGTTATGGTGACGTGAGAGGTCGACAAGCAAACTTAGCAGAAAGCCCAGCGCAGTTATTGCTTGAAGCAGCTTCATCTAAACAAAACCCAAGGAAAAAAGTTGCTAATATTCATCAAAAGCAGACCCTCATAAAATCTTCACTTGATGCGGGGGTTGCAACAAAGAGTGAGCCTCAAGCTGATGAGGGGAAGAAGACTAGTGGAACGGCTAGTGATGGTTTAAATAAAGTGACTTCTGGCCGAATTTCTAGTCCTGTAAAACAAAGAGAATATAGGCGCCCTGATGGCCGAAAGAGGATCATTCCTGAAGCAGTTGGTCTGCCAATTCAGCAGGAGAATATCTCCGGTGGGGCTCAGGCCCAGGCACTCGACTTTCCTCTTATGTCATCTGATCATGGAAAGGATGATAATGGTATGGTACACACTGGGGTGGGCTTTAAAGAAAGTTCTGTCAGGGGAACAGTAGGCAGAAGCTCGGATGTAAAGGAACGTTCTGGGGTCACTGCTAGGGCTTCAATTGCCGAGAGCCTAATTATTGAGAAAGTTCCAATCTCCACAGCCAGAGATGGAAGCATCAACGTGGAGGAGTCGGGGGCTGCCAAGGCTTCTACTTCTTTGCCTGGTTCTAGTAATTCTCTTTCTATCAGGGTGTTTGATaagaaagaaggagaagatGCATTACCAATTTGCTTGGAAGCTCGGCCTAAAGAACATGCTGCAAATGATATTGTTGTGGTGGGCAATACATTAATGATGAGAGAAACAGAAATTGTATGCACAAGGGGGTCTCAAACACTTTGGTGTGATAGGATTGCAGGGAAAGTCACTGTTTTGGTTGGAAATGCCAACTTCTGGGCAGTTGGATGTGAAGATGGATGCATACAA GTTTACACAAAGTGTGGAAGGCGAGCTATGCCGACCATGATGATGGGATCAGCAGCAACATTTATAGATTGTGATGAGTGCTGGAAGTTGTTGCTAGTCACAAGGAAAGGATTGTTGTATGTTTGGGATCTATACAACCGGAACTGTCTCCTTCATGACTCACTGGCATCTCTTGTTGCCTTGAACCCAAACGCATCATCAAAAGATGCAG GCACAATCAAAGTTATATCTGCAAAGCTATCAAGATCTGGTTCTCCTCTGGTGGTTCTGGCCACTCGCCATGCCTTCCTCTTTGATATGAGTCTCATGTGTTGGCTAAGGATTGTAGATGATTGCTTCCCAGCTTCAAACTTTGCTAGCTCCTGGAATTTGGGTTCAGTTCAGAGTGGCGAGCTGGCTGCATTGCAGGTTGATGTTAGGAAGTATATGGCAAGAAAGCCTGGTTGGAGCAG AATGACTGATGATGGAGTGCAGACACGTGCTCACTTGGAAGCACAGTTGGAATCCGCTTTGGCTTTGAAGTCCCCTCATGAATATCACCAGTGCCTCCTGTCATACATACGCATTCTTGCGAG AGAAGCAGATGAGTCTCGTTTAAGAGAGGTCTGTGAGACTTATCTTGGACCTCCGACTGGGATGGCTGAAGCTGCATTTTCAGATTCAAAGAACCTGGCATGGGATCCTTGTGTGCTT GGAATGAGAAAACACAAACTTTTAAGGGAAGATATTCTTCCAGCAATGGCATCAAACAGAAAAGTTCAGAGATTGCTTAATGAGTTTATGGATCTCCTATCCGAATATGAGAGTGCCGAAACTAATTTTGACCAAAAAAATCCCGCTCCACCAACATCATCCCTGATGGCGACTGACCAAGGGGACTCTGCCGTACCAGCAGCAGATCAAATGGACTCCGCTCCCACAATGACGGACCATATGGATTCTGGCCCGGCAGCTATAGATCAGCAGGACTCGACTGAGCTGATAAAAGATCAAGCAAACTCTGCTCCACCAGTAATAGATCAAGTTAATTCAGATCCGCCAGTGACAGATCAAGTTAATCTGCCTTCACAAGCTAAAGATTCAGGTTCTTga